In Caldicoprobacter guelmensis, the sequence TTTTGCTGAACTGTGTGTAACCAGGCAGATCATTACCGCTATTAAAACCGCCACCAGGCAGAAACACATTCCGTTGAATTCTTATATATCCCTCAATAAACCCATTTACGATGAAGAATCTGATCGCACATTGATGGATGTCATCTCTGGAGCAAAGGTTTCAGACCCTGAAGAATTGATAATAAGCCGTGAAGAGTTTATGAACATCGAAAATAAGATTAACGAGCTTTTGAGCGATTTGGAACAGGAAGTTCTCCTATCCTACCTTCAAGGTAAGTCATATCAAGAAATAGCGGTGGATTTAGATAAACATGTTAAGTCTATAGATAATGCTTT encodes:
- the sigH gene encoding RNA polymerase sporulation sigma factor SigH, yielding MKAEAVANEYSRFQLMLDEEIVEDAKKGDVEALEYLICKYKNFVKAKARAYFLIGADQEDIVQEGMIGLYKAIRDYKQDKLSSFRAFAELCVTRQIITAIKTATRQKHIPLNSYISLNKPIYDEESDRTLMDVISGAKVSDPEELIISREEFMNIENKINELLSDLEQEVLLSYLQGKSYQEIAVDLDKHVKSIDNALQRVKRKLERYLEERHQEEEDKI